Proteins from a single region of Paraglaciecola sp. T6c:
- a CDS encoding CsiV family protein: MPNMFSFVNTKNQSTTARKPKLGMTLLALSCTLGLHNTAHANDWWFDVEVIVFKRDIAAQSIAESFAHKAPEFASPTAFDLLSDYITPDLTYMSAGLPSCDASVEVNQKEQHERQFILANTVFTETDYSYLDVQDEPAADETTALIDQLRGAQSSSVANNPTSTIDTRVYTGSDNVSQSGAQVTPSTSPTLSEPTWVKWQIPQSLPCAFEQDRVLLAGPYDKPIDVSQPERIPRNIDGVEWPNRQSPYLLPKSAQQLEKLEEHIRWQKDLTPILHLTWRQPVVFGKDNAQPFRLIAGENYAQAYDQDGQRKVESPQVEPTDPRFSALEDDDASSEQGLSNQALFAQINAALASPEPAKVIDFSQGTPADASIDAEDFIQVAEKPLWQLEGDFKVYLENLGRTPYLHIDSNLDYRAPITLRLPGDTDVQPNNFLQSFHFDQLRRVISKQLHYFDHPLFGMVVQIRRYEPPKETDID; this comes from the coding sequence ATGCCAAATATGTTTAGTTTTGTTAACACCAAAAACCAATCTACCACAGCGCGAAAGCCAAAGCTTGGCATGACACTGCTCGCCTTAAGCTGCACGTTAGGCCTGCATAATACCGCGCACGCTAATGACTGGTGGTTTGATGTTGAAGTGATTGTGTTTAAGCGAGATATTGCGGCACAAAGTATCGCTGAAAGCTTTGCCCATAAAGCACCAGAGTTTGCATCGCCAACCGCATTCGATTTACTCAGTGATTATATTACGCCGGATCTGACCTACATGAGTGCTGGCTTACCTTCGTGTGATGCCAGTGTTGAAGTAAATCAAAAAGAACAACATGAGCGCCAATTCATCTTAGCAAACACGGTATTTACAGAAACGGATTATTCTTATCTTGATGTACAAGATGAGCCGGCAGCAGACGAAACCACGGCCTTGATTGATCAGCTACGGGGCGCGCAAAGCAGCTCGGTAGCAAATAACCCAACAAGCACCATTGATACCCGGGTCTACACTGGTAGCGATAATGTCAGTCAAAGCGGCGCACAAGTTACGCCTAGCACGAGTCCTACTCTATCGGAGCCAACTTGGGTTAAATGGCAAATTCCTCAATCGCTGCCTTGCGCGTTCGAACAAGACCGCGTGTTACTGGCAGGCCCTTATGACAAGCCTATTGATGTCAGTCAACCTGAGCGAATACCCCGCAATATTGATGGCGTGGAATGGCCTAATCGCCAAAGCCCATACCTGTTGCCTAAATCTGCTCAACAGCTAGAAAAACTTGAAGAACATATCCGCTGGCAAAAAGATCTCACCCCGATTTTGCATTTAACATGGCGCCAGCCTGTGGTATTTGGCAAAGACAACGCCCAGCCGTTTAGATTAATTGCCGGTGAAAATTACGCGCAAGCGTATGACCAAGATGGTCAACGCAAAGTTGAATCACCACAAGTTGAACCAACAGACCCGCGCTTTTCAGCACTAGAAGATGATGACGCTAGCAGTGAACAGGGGTTATCTAATCAGGCCTTATTCGCGCAAATCAATGCTGCGCTCGCTTCGCCAGAGCCTGCAAAGGTCATTGATTTTAGTCAGGGCACTCCTGCTGACGCCAGCATCGACGCAGAAGATTTCATTCAAGTCGCAGAGAAACCGCTTTGGCAGTTAGAGGGTGACTTTAAGGTGTACCTAGAAAATTTGGGTCGCACGCCCTACTTGCACATTGACAGCAATCTAGACTATCGAGCGCCTATTACCCTGCGCTTACCCGGTGATACCGATGTGCAACCGAATAACTTTTTACAAAGCTTTCACTTTGATCAGTTACGTAGAGTGATTTCTAAACAGTTACACTATTTTGATCACCCTTTATTCGGCATGGTGGTGCAAATACGCCGTTATGAGCCACCAAAAGAAACTGACATTGATTAA
- a CDS encoding TonB-dependent receptor plug domain-containing protein: MLKQNKLSKAIKTGLMTCAISSVAVSSAMAQETQTPDEAAAAYEKVVITGSRGAPRSLADSPVPVDVLSEDDLAAVPFSDTNDILKTLVPSYSLQRQPISDGASFIRPATLRGMPTDKTLVLVNSKRRHRSALVQIGGSGTQGPDIATIPSSALKGVEVLRDGAAAQYGSDAIAGVINFVLKDNDEGGSFSVDAGQYYEGDGEQVTLTGNIGFALGDNGFLSLSAEYADSDSTNRGEQYCEDWWCGDASDPRGAANPYLSDPDFVAGMENANLGGEDVVQPWGQPNTSATRIFFNSGYEFNDDMKFYAFGNYSESEGDASFYYRYPGNGTIEDLRQEDGSIYSPLEKFPGGFTPRFFGDITDFSLVTGLEGEFANGMTYDFSGRYGSNEIEYTLKNTINPSMGADSPTSFHPGDLINEELQFSADFTKYFDFGLYSDVLFAFGATYMEETYELKGGDEASYSAGAYATSDPWGFCDDAGGTTAAGLAVITGGSTLDCSNADDPVYTAVGVGSNGFPGYSPEYSGEYERDMHGIYGDVSSDVTEALFLQAAMRYEDYSDFGSELVGKVAFKYTLSDEFNMRGSVGTGFRAPTPGQQGTTNVSTRLPDGLPVATGLFPALSAVGQALGAEALKPEKSLNYSLGVTGNIDDLNVTLDFYRIELEDRFYAVSTLDVSTDETDADAYANFLKLEAAGVAGANTIGGVNYFQNAFDTVTNGMDFVVTYTMGDTVLTTSVNYNKTEIDSDASAYLNAEDQFDLENAIPEWRGVASAKHSFEDLTLLVRANVYGSYENAISSDATTRQEYDPTVFFDLEASYQISENVSIAAGARNIFDEYPDKDDGDDCCGAVYWSSNIVDWQGGYYYMRLNTVF, encoded by the coding sequence ATGCTCAAGCAAAATAAACTTAGCAAAGCAATAAAAACCGGGTTGATGACCTGTGCAATCAGTTCTGTGGCAGTATCATCAGCAATGGCACAAGAAACACAGACGCCAGATGAAGCGGCTGCTGCGTATGAGAAAGTGGTAATTACCGGCTCTCGCGGCGCTCCTCGCTCGCTAGCGGATTCGCCTGTACCAGTTGATGTACTCAGTGAAGACGATTTAGCCGCAGTGCCTTTTTCGGATACCAATGACATATTAAAAACGTTGGTGCCGTCATATTCATTGCAGCGCCAGCCCATATCGGACGGTGCATCTTTTATTCGTCCTGCCACCTTACGCGGTATGCCAACGGATAAAACCTTAGTCTTGGTAAACTCTAAACGTCGCCATCGCTCTGCACTTGTGCAAATCGGTGGTTCTGGTACGCAAGGGCCTGATATTGCGACCATTCCGTCTTCTGCCCTTAAAGGTGTTGAAGTATTGCGCGATGGTGCTGCAGCACAATATGGTTCTGATGCTATCGCAGGGGTTATCAACTTCGTTTTAAAAGATAACGATGAGGGTGGCTCTTTCTCAGTTGATGCTGGTCAATATTACGAAGGTGATGGCGAACAAGTCACACTAACGGGTAACATTGGTTTCGCATTAGGCGACAACGGCTTTTTGAGTTTATCTGCTGAATACGCAGATTCAGACTCAACCAATCGCGGTGAGCAATATTGTGAAGATTGGTGGTGTGGTGATGCAAGCGATCCACGGGGCGCAGCAAACCCTTATTTAAGCGACCCTGATTTTGTTGCCGGTATGGAAAATGCCAACTTAGGCGGCGAAGACGTGGTACAGCCTTGGGGACAACCCAATACCTCCGCAACGCGTATTTTCTTTAACAGTGGTTACGAATTTAACGACGACATGAAGTTCTACGCTTTTGGTAACTACTCTGAAAGTGAAGGGGACGCTTCCTTCTACTATCGCTACCCAGGTAACGGCACCATAGAAGATTTGCGCCAAGAAGATGGTTCTATTTATAGCCCATTAGAGAAATTCCCAGGTGGTTTTACGCCACGCTTCTTTGGTGATATTACTGATTTCTCATTGGTTACAGGCCTAGAAGGCGAGTTTGCTAATGGCATGACGTACGATTTCAGCGGTCGTTATGGCTCAAATGAAATTGAATATACCTTGAAAAACACCATTAACCCTTCCATGGGAGCTGATTCGCCTACCTCGTTCCATCCAGGCGATCTGATTAACGAAGAGTTGCAATTCTCTGCAGATTTCACCAAGTACTTTGACTTTGGTTTGTACTCAGACGTGTTGTTTGCCTTTGGTGCCACTTACATGGAAGAAACCTACGAGCTTAAAGGCGGTGACGAAGCATCTTACTCTGCAGGCGCTTACGCTACATCTGATCCATGGGGATTCTGTGACGATGCAGGCGGCACGACTGCTGCTGGCTTAGCGGTTATCACAGGTGGCTCAACCCTTGATTGTTCAAATGCTGATGATCCTGTTTACACCGCAGTTGGTGTTGGCTCTAATGGTTTCCCAGGGTATTCACCTGAGTACTCTGGTGAATATGAGCGTGATATGCACGGTATCTACGGGGATGTGAGCAGTGACGTAACTGAAGCGTTATTTTTGCAAGCTGCTATGCGTTACGAAGATTACTCGGATTTCGGTTCTGAACTCGTCGGTAAGGTCGCGTTTAAGTACACCTTGAGTGACGAATTTAACATGCGTGGCTCAGTGGGTACGGGCTTTAGGGCGCCAACACCTGGTCAACAAGGTACTACTAACGTTTCCACCCGTTTACCTGACGGGCTGCCGGTAGCCACAGGTTTATTCCCTGCATTAAGTGCAGTGGGTCAAGCTTTGGGTGCTGAAGCGCTAAAACCTGAGAAATCATTGAACTACAGCCTTGGTGTAACCGGCAATATTGATGACTTGAACGTGACATTAGATTTCTATCGCATTGAGCTTGAAGATCGCTTCTATGCGGTATCGACCTTGGATGTATCCACGGATGAAACTGATGCAGATGCCTATGCTAACTTCTTGAAGCTAGAAGCAGCGGGTGTCGCTGGTGCAAACACTATTGGTGGTGTTAACTACTTCCAAAATGCGTTTGATACTGTGACCAACGGTATGGATTTTGTTGTGACCTACACCATGGGTGATACTGTACTAACTACATCTGTTAACTACAATAAAACCGAAATTGATTCAGATGCATCAGCTTACTTGAATGCTGAAGATCAATTCGATTTAGAGAATGCTATACCTGAATGGCGCGGTGTTGCTTCAGCGAAACACAGCTTTGAAGACTTAACACTATTGGTACGCGCTAACGTATATGGCTCTTATGAAAACGCGATAAGCTCTGATGCGACAACGCGCCAAGAATACGACCCAACCGTATTCTTCGATTTAGAAGCCAGCTACCAAATCAGTGAAAATGTCAGTATTGCAGCGGGTGCACGTAACATCTTTGACGAATACCCAGACAAAGATGACGGCGACGACTGTTGTGGTGCGGTGTACTGGTCAAGCAACATCGTTGATTGGCAGGGTGGTTACTACTACATGCGTTTGAATACTGTTTTCTAG
- a CDS encoding RidA family protein, with protein MIKRMNKRILLTAAAAALFSVNSLAEVTRHALPNNNPFPISRAVEVTPDTTLIFHAGMTPGPVNPDAEKGSREYYGDTETQALSVFKRLEGSFKDLGVDFGDVVKMQVFMVGDPTMDGKMDFGGFMKAYTKYFGTKEQPNKPSRSAFQIAGLAGGPNMLIEIEVVLAKPE; from the coding sequence ATGATCAAACGCATGAACAAACGCATTTTACTTACTGCTGCTGCCGCCGCTTTATTCAGTGTCAACAGCTTGGCAGAAGTGACGCGTCACGCCTTACCAAACAACAATCCGTTTCCCATTTCTCGCGCAGTGGAGGTTACGCCTGACACCACGTTAATTTTCCATGCGGGTATGACACCAGGCCCTGTAAATCCTGACGCTGAAAAGGGCAGCCGCGAATATTACGGCGATACCGAAACCCAAGCCTTGAGTGTGTTTAAACGTCTAGAAGGCTCGTTTAAAGACTTAGGCGTTGATTTTGGCGATGTCGTCAAGATGCAAGTGTTCATGGTCGGTGACCCAACCATGGACGGAAAGATGGACTTTGGCGGTTTTATGAAAGCATACACCAAGTACTTTGGTACGAAGGAGCAGCCAAACAAACCATCACGTTCGGCTTTTCAAATAGCAGGTTTGGCTGGTGGCCCGAACATGTTGATAGAAATTGAAGTGGTACTGGCCAAGCCAGAGTAA